The stretch of DNA CAGTGCCGATGCTATGAAGTTTGTCCTGTTGGAGAATAGTATCGAATCTGTAAATATTACAACCCCATTAAGTGGCTACATACAAGGAGGAAATTCTATAATAACAAATGCAAATGCAACAATCACACAAAATGGTTGGGGTGTTAAATTTATTCTAGATGAAGGTAGCCTGGGAGAAATGTCTTTTTTTGATATGACCGAACCTTATGATGCTGTCTTTGAAAATCTTCCAACCGGTGAACATACTATCGATGTGTATATTGTTGATGAAAGTGGTGCCATTCAAACTGGTAATATGATGCATGATCATGTTCACCATATTGGAACAGGTGGTGAAATCATCGTAGCATTTGGTGACAGTATAACATACGCATATAATGATGATGTCAGTATAGATGATGTTTCAGATGATGGACGTAATCGTGGTGGAGGGTTTGAACCAATTCTGAACAACCTTTTAACCTTGGAAACAAATCAACCGCATAGCATCTTAAATGAAGGTATAAGCGGAAATACATCTGCAGATGGATTAGCACGCTTACCTCAGGTTATCGATGCACATCCGGAAGCCACGACATACTTAATCATGTTCGGAACCAATGATGCCAACCCATGTTGTAGTTTA from Sulfurovum xiamenensis encodes:
- a CDS encoding SGNH/GDSL hydrolase family protein, which produces SADAMKFVLLENSIESVNITTPLSGYIQGGNSIITNANATITQNGWGVKFILDEGSLGEMSFFDMTEPYDAVFENLPTGEHTIDVYIVDESGAIQTGNMMHDHVHHIGTGGEIIVAFGDSITYAYNDDVSIDDVSDDGRNRGGGFEPILNNLLTLETNQPHSILNEGISGNTSADGLARLPQVIDAHPEATTYLIMFGTNDANPCCSLPIETFRTNMQQIIDTLKNAGKIPILAKAPRVMSDYFTDPTYVEQGIDPEDGTRNIIIRSYNDVIDELVAINNITVMPPDFYTYFRDTFGNTYSVSVQDGYVDNFHPDNLGYNAMAELWRDALIVQ